A stretch of the Maridesulfovibrio bastinii DSM 16055 genome encodes the following:
- a CDS encoding DUF3568 family protein has protein sequence MMKRLGILVVALMLCFSMSGCAAVVLGGAAAGGTYVYVAGQAKQQFNASLDRTYQAAIAACGKLNLRIEKKEKKLSDASITAKDSDTTVMIDIERKSSNISEVSVRYGILGDEQSSSQILSAIKNSL, from the coding sequence ATGATGAAAAGATTAGGAATTTTGGTAGTTGCGCTTATGCTTTGTTTTTCAATGTCTGGATGTGCAGCTGTTGTTCTTGGAGGTGCGGCCGCCGGAGGAACATATGTTTATGTAGCAGGGCAGGCTAAACAACAGTTTAATGCCAGCCTCGACAGAACATATCAAGCTGCTATAGCTGCCTGTGGTAAATTGAATCTTCGTATTGAGAAAAAAGAAAAGAAACTTAGTGATGCGTCCATTACTGCGAAAGATTCGGATACAACTGTTATGATAGATATAGAAAGAAAAAGTTCCAATATTTCTGAAGTCAGTGTTCGCTACGGAATTCTTGGAGATGAACAATCTTCTTCACAAATTTTGTCAGCGATTAAAAATTCATTGTAA
- a CDS encoding sialidase family protein: MPELSEDRLQVIDHRPGHYLCFPDVIKTADNQLMVVYSEFDRHAGTRRKLLLKTSSNYGESWRLPRVLRSAKAHCPRLNLLSDGHIMCVDDDCFSVLWSLDNGLNFSENACSSFSQHMIPSHVVELDTDTFLMTGHTHRGSQPLSLLRQPPSEQMVYISHNRGNDWQQYSIMAYEKDLVLCEADMVRLPDGDILAVLRENSFVYEPMYAVISRDDGKSWSDPVPTCLIGHRPSIGLTSDGDLLLTYRNCGPDGGTCAWKGSLKELLSGFKVHGRSPAEDNPVFTAEGMRIITTSPENAVRYALRPMTNPARATASLEIEVRVDRSDIDGSAVHFGGWWKILSDKVIPAAEEGSEAAPIYLEADKFHSFKFLWNKGECQLLVDGNPVYQYEFDPFSASSRPILFGCASVDGENRCDTIWKSVRLEIREPDRDRNFEWAWKFSDGRPDNWLRHNVLELANDRNAAFGDYGYSGWTETAPGEFYAVWHHGGSVDASYIKGRSSRILGTTMYNEDFKK; this comes from the coding sequence ATGCCTGAGCTTTCTGAAGACCGCCTACAGGTCATAGACCATCGTCCCGGACATTATTTATGTTTCCCTGATGTAATAAAGACTGCTGATAACCAGCTTATGGTTGTGTATAGCGAATTTGACCGCCATGCCGGAACAAGGCGCAAGCTGCTGCTTAAAACCAGTTCCAACTATGGAGAATCATGGAGACTGCCTAGAGTCTTGAGAAGCGCAAAAGCTCATTGCCCACGCCTTAATCTCCTTTCAGACGGCCATATAATGTGTGTTGATGATGACTGTTTCAGCGTTTTGTGGAGCCTTGATAATGGCTTGAATTTTTCTGAAAATGCCTGCTCAAGCTTTAGCCAGCACATGATCCCGAGTCATGTTGTTGAGCTGGATACCGATACATTTCTTATGACCGGGCATACCCACCGTGGAAGCCAGCCTTTAAGCCTGCTGCGGCAGCCTCCGTCCGAACAGATGGTTTATATTTCACATAACCGTGGTAACGACTGGCAGCAGTATTCAATAATGGCCTATGAAAAGGACCTTGTTCTTTGCGAAGCTGATATGGTCAGGCTGCCTGATGGTGATATTTTAGCCGTGCTGCGTGAAAACAGTTTTGTTTACGAACCGATGTATGCGGTAATCAGCCGTGATGACGGGAAAAGCTGGTCTGATCCTGTGCCGACCTGCCTTATCGGACACCGGCCCAGTATAGGTCTGACTTCAGATGGTGATCTGCTTTTAACGTATCGCAATTGCGGGCCTGATGGCGGAACATGTGCGTGGAAAGGTTCTCTCAAAGAATTATTATCCGGTTTTAAGGTTCATGGACGCAGCCCGGCAGAGGATAATCCTGTTTTTACCGCTGAAGGTATGCGTATCATAACAACAAGTCCTGAAAATGCTGTTCGCTATGCTTTGCGTCCCATGACTAATCCGGCCAGAGCCACAGCCTCACTTGAAATTGAAGTCCGGGTTGATCGTTCAGATATTGACGGAAGTGCTGTTCATTTTGGAGGCTGGTGGAAAATTTTGTCTGATAAAGTTATTCCTGCTGCCGAGGAAGGCTCTGAAGCTGCTCCAATTTATCTGGAAGCCGATAAGTTTCACTCTTTTAAGTTTTTATGGAATAAAGGTGAATGCCAGCTTTTAGTGGATGGTAATCCTGTTTATCAATATGAGTTTGATCCCTTTTCAGCTTCCAGTCGTCCGATTTTATTTGGATGTGCCTCTGTTGATGGAGAAAACAGGTGCGACACTATCTGGAAGAGTGTAAGGCTTGAAATCAGGGAACCGGATCGGGATCGTAATTTTGAATGGGCATGGAAATTTTCAGATGGCCGACCGGATAACTGGTTGAGGCACAATGTGCTGGAACTTGCCAATGACAGAAATGCCGCATTTGGTGATTATGGATATTCCGGCTGGACGGAAACAGCTCCGGGTGAATTTTATGCTGTCTGGCATCATGGCGGCAGTGTGGATGCTTCATATATAAAAGGCCGGTCTTCAAGAATTTTAGGCACGACAATGTATAATGAAGATTTTAAAAAATAG